Genomic segment of Falco peregrinus isolate bFalPer1 chromosome 5, bFalPer1.pri, whole genome shotgun sequence:
CTGCCCAATCCTgcccctccctccctcaccGACCCCTGCCCCACCgacccctgccccagcctgcctgccctggcctgcctgccctcagcccAGCTGAAGCCCCTGCACTGCCCCTCCCAGAGCCACACCAGGCCACTGCTCCCCCTGGCCAGCCCCCTGCGCCCAGCCCCGGCTCTgttccccctcctgcccctttgGGGGGATCCCACTGCCCCAGGCCGCTATGGGGAGCCCCGCTTTCCCCTCCGTGGGGACACCGTGGCTTGCCCACGCATGCCCCTCAGCCACGCCACAACCCAGAGCCAAGTGCCTCCCTTCACGCAGCTGCCAAGACCTGCCGAGCGCCTCGTGGGCGCGCAGGGAGACCCTCCCTCTTACGCTCTACCCCAAGGCATCAGCCAAACCCAGCTACCCGGGAGGAAGGCTGCCTCCCGCACCGCCTCCGTGCAAGCCAGGGAGAACTGGGGTTAGAGCAACACATCACCACAGCGAGGGTCGCGATTCCGGTCCAGGTTActcagcccagggcagggggagatgccCACCAGGATGCGAGACGGACCTCAGCCGCGTCCCAAGGCTGAGCGGGTTAATAGGGCTCTTCCCTACGTGGGCAGTCACCAGGaaaggctggagctggagctcgCTACACTCCAGAGCCTGAGACACAACCCCAGCCGAGAGCCTGACCTCCTAACGCCAGTGCTACGGGGCTGTGCGTGGCACTCGCCGCCGACAGCTCTACATGCGGTGCATTCCCCCGCTGGGCTGCGAGAGACGGCAGCCCAGCAGACCTAGGAGGGAAGCTGCGTCTTCCCTGGATCTAACGCTCAGAGCTCTACACACCCCCTCCCTGGATGTCCCACCTCCAGCCCGTGGTCTCGGGAATGCACCGCGCTGATCTCGATGGTATGCAGCTCCTCCAGGGTCAGCTGCCTGGCGTAGAAGTGTGCCACCACTCGATGTGGCCCCTCTGTCAGGTGCGAGCACAGATAGTCAGCTTCCGTCAGGCGCACACAGCCCAAACCCAAGCCCAGCACCCGATTCAGACCGTCCTCCAGGGACCAGTAACGGCGATCCACGAACCCCCCGGGAAAGCCCAGTAGTCCGTCAAATCGCATCTGCATCTGCAATAGAGGCGCATGGCGTTAATGGGGCACGGCGAGGGGGCGAGGGGGGCCGCGGGCGCCCAGGCCCGGCGCCGCGGAGGCCTCCGCGGGGGCGGAGGAGCGTGGGGAGGGCTCCCGGCCGCTCTGGCGCGGCCCTACCAGCTCCGGCGCATCCAGGACCGTTCACCGACACCGTCTCCGAGAGCTCGCCGCGGCCCCGGGAGCCCAGGCGGGGCCCGCACCgccggggaggcggggggaggggcCCGGGGGCTCTCCCCGCCGCGACCCAGCCTGACGCTACCGCCCTGCAACCGCCAACTACCGACACCCCCAGCCGCCAGCCCTCAGCCCGCCTCCCCCGCAGCCCGCGGCCCGCCCCAGCCCGtgggcccgcccgcccccggccccgctccccccgcccgccccctcaCCAGCACGGCGTAGCGCAGCGGGATGCGGCCGAACAGCATGCCCGGGTTGGGCGCGTACAGCATGGCGTGGCACGAGTGGCTCCAGCCCGGGCCCAGCCGCATGGCCTCGTACCGCGTCAGCGGCTTCAGCTCGGGCACGCCCGGTACCCCCAGCGtcggcagcggcggcagcgctCCCATGGCGGGCAGCGCCCCCATGGCCGCCATCGCCCCCATGGCCGCCATCGCctcgccgcccgccccgggagCCCGCTCCGCGCACGCGTCGCGCCGACGCCGAGCGAGGGGCGAGACCGGCGGCCGTCAGAGCCAGTAGCTGCGCGCCGCGCGCCGCCGGGCCAATGGGCGCTCGGCAGAACCCGCCAACCCCCGCGCCCGCCCTCGGTTGGGCGGCCAATAGCGACGGGCGACCAATAAGAGCGGGCGCCACCGCCCGCGTCGCTCGCCACATTAGGAAACTGCCGCACCAGGGCTGTCGGCGCCTGCGGCCAATCACAGCGAGGCTGGGGGGGGAGACGGCGCCGAACTGCACGCCGGGAAAGAGGCGGGCAAAGAGGCCGCGCCTCTCCGCTCCGTAGTCCCGCCCCCCGCCCTTttgcccccgccccccgcccttttgcccccgccccccgcccttTCGCCCCGCCCACGACGCACGGCACAAGTGCCTGCTCCACGGGTTTATTACTACAAACATcgaggggaaggggggaggtgTCGCCCCGGGACCCGCCGCAGAAGCAGAACAAGGCACACGGCGtgggcagcccccccgcccccatccGCGGAGCCCTGCACCCCACcgagcccccctccccagcacccagaggTTGGGGGCAGGAGGGTGCAGAGTCCAGAGGGGCTgccaggcggggggggggggtaggggggggcGCAGCTCTGTCCAAGGGCAGTGACAGCAaaagggctgtgctgggtgtgTACAAAATATACAAGGGTAGCGTCCTTCATCTGCCGATTTTAACCCCAAATCTCCCCGCCTCCCGCCAGCCCCTACCCACCCGCCCCTTTGCCGCCAGCTGGCAAAAAAACATGCACGTCTTTTAAAAAACCAAGCTGGGCTGTGCCAAAAAGCGTGCCGGTGCGACACGCCACGTTGCATCCCCGCAGCGCTGAGCACGGGCCAGCCCCGCTGGGGACGGGGGAGAGGCTGTGCGTGGGTCTGGGGTCCAgcggcaggggcgggggggggtcccagccccgcTCACGAGAGGTTCTGTTCGTCCTCCAGGTGAAGACACGTCTGCTCGAAGAGaaggggctgcgtggggctgccGGTGCCGCGGCCAGGGAGCGTTTTGGTGAAGTCGGATGAGCCTGAGTGAGGAAAAAGGGGTTCTGAGTGAGGAAAAAGGGGTTCAGCCCCAACTACACCAGCCCTAGGGCCAGGCAACAAGCCCAGGCAgggtgctcagccctggggagaggaCAGCATGGGCCAAGGTGACCGTcacccctgccaccccctcctACCCTGGTCTGACCACAGAGACAGGGCTGGAGCCCATGAGCTCCatcccctctgcccctgccaaGACGCAGGTTCAGCAAGCGCCAGGGGCGGGACACAGGACACTAAGGGGACACGTTATCTGCCACCAGCCTGGGAGAAGCCAGCAGCGGGGGACTGGACTATCACAGTGCCCAcgaggcagcagagccctcacCCAGAGGCCCAGCAGAAGCcagtggggagggcaggggcttctgctgccctggctgggggtgctggcacTTGGGGACAGCAGGGTGCAGTGATGCCAGTGCCAGGAACGGGAAGGGAGCCAGGAcagagccagcagagcagcctcGTTGGTTTGCtgccccctccttccctgccctgatGGCTAGGATCAGCCCCATCCCCACTCTCGCCTGGCTGCTGGCCTTCTCAGGAGGGGTCCTGCTGCCCCACACCACAGCGATGCGTAAGAAGAACGAGAAGACGTACCAGCTTACTCCTCTATACCAATAGAGCAGGAATCGGGACCCAGTGCTGCCCAAGacaggagggaggaaggcagacagagagggaaggagacaTTAGAGAGGTACTCAGAACAGACTGCGACTCTATGGAAGAAAACAGGCTGCAACGACAACAGTCAGGGGTGAGGACAGCACAGCGTCCCACAGCCGTGCTTGCCAGCAAAGCACGGCACCCCACGGCCCTCCCCGCTGTGACACCcccccatggcagaggggtgTCTGCTGCCCCCCATGCTGGCTTGGTCCCCCAGAAGCCAGCCCGGATGGTTCCCCTCCCTCAGCCGAAAGCTGGAGCACGGGttgggggcaggcagaggaggccACTGTCACAAAAACTGTGCCTGGAGTGGCCGCAGCCcggagaggagaggaggggaaggacagAGACAAAAGGgtgagggaggagagagaagtgGGGGCAGGTTACCTCTGCGTCAGCCCCCCTCGCCCACAGCTCGCTCTGCCCACTGGAGGAAGCGGGACACCGTGCCCCTGGCAGGTGGGCTCCTGGCCCACCCCAAGGCTGCAGCGTGCCGCCCCACCGGGGAGGCCACCATGCTCAGGCGCAGCCCACACACCCCCCGGCCCCTCGAGCGCGGCAGGGTGGCAGCACGCCTGCGACCCCAATGGCGCGGCCATTACCTGGCAGGTAGACATCTACCGGAGGGTCGCTCTCCGACTGCGTCAGGCTCCTGTGCTCGCCACAGCTGCCGTCCTGCAGGACATCTTCCACGGAGGGCGGGCGGCTACCTAGAACCAGCCAGAGCGCAGctgctcagcccccagccccgctccgcaGGGGCGCGCAGCCAGGAGGACGGGTTGAGATCTTCCACGTGAGGAAGCTCCCCGCACCCCCCgagccccagcagagcccgtcaGACTGGCCCAGGCCACGGTGCCGAAGGGGCCACCTCTTCATATGCAGGCTCATGCCCATCGCTTTTCTCTCACCCCATCCTCATGCCCTGTGGATGCTGGCTGAGCACCACAGACCCATCCCAACAATACGGGGCACATCCTGCATGCCCAGTACCGCGGCCACGCTCTCACCAGGACCAGCAGGGTGGTGCTCACAGCCATCTCCCCCTAAGCTGCGTGAGCAGACAGACGTGGCACGGAAAGCTCTACCTCTGTAGAGCTTACGGCAAGGAGAGATGCTTGGCCAATAAAACCAGGGAGATTTGATGATTTTGCGCCCCCACTTCCCAGAAGAGATGCCGGCGCCTTCCTCTGGCGAAGCCCAGCAGCTCAGAGATGGCCTTTGGGGAGCTGGATGTTTCTGAACCACGTTCATtccccagctgtccctgccccatCACAGCAGATTGGGACACCAAGCCAAGGCCTGGCTGCCCCCTCGGGCTGAGCGCACACCTACCCTGCTGCAGGGACGAGGCCTCCTCAATCTCCTCCCCGGCCGCGCTCTGCAAGAGGAACAGCACAGATTACTTCTGCGGGCTGGAGGCCTTTGCTGCGCTTGTCCCCTGCTCTGGCTTTCTCCAGGGCCAGGACCCATTCCAGGGAGGGAGCAAAGGGCCACCCACCAGTGCTGTGGCACCACAGGCCGGGAAGGAGGGGTTTTACAGGCAATGGCAGTGGGTGCTGGAAGCCCAGTAAGGCTCAGCTTCCACCCCTGCCCCAAACACTGCTGGGCTTGCCCAGGAAGCCGGGGTAAGGTCAGCTCTGATGCGGCTCCAGCTACGTGGCTTTCCAATGCCCCGGCTCCCAAAGAGGGTTAGTGGCACAAGGAGCGGTTACATCCTTCCCTGTGGAGCCCTACAGGTAAATAAAGGCAGCTGAGACTGCTGGCTCTGGGCTACTCATGCTACCACAAGCTCATCTTCACCCTGCCACTGAGGAAACAACGTCCCTTCACAAGGCAGCTCGTGTGTCCCAGAAGAAGCCCCCCCAGAAGAGCCCTGGCTcagagcagctccccagcagaTCACAGACTTACTTCTGGAGAGCTCGCCTCTCTCAGGACCAGCTCACCCCCGCTAAGTGCTGGCTGCGAGTCAGAGTCCTCAGAGAGCTTCTCTTCATCCTCCTCGTGGATTGGGGACGAGGGAGACCGTAGTGTGCTGCGGCAAGAGAAACTCCATTTGCAAGGAGCCACAGAGCAGatctggtggcagcagctcaaGGTGTCACCACCCCTGCCCTGTCgctccaccagcagcagaagccaacACGCATGAGCAGGAGCTCAAACTACTGAGCCAAATTCACCAGGGCCCTCCGGTATCAGCTACatggagaacagcagcagcagagctctgggacAGAGCCAggtggtgcagagctgcagcacagtAACACAACCTGGGCAGATCTGCCtctgcagggaaagcaggaggcccaggtcccacgctgctcctcacagcatcAGGGGCTCCCTTCCCAGGAGGAATTTGGAATGGAGCACAGTGAGGAGCGCCAGGAACAAACCCAGCCTGACCCCTTCTGTAGCAAGGGACACGTGAAGGgcacctgcagcaggctgcccgCTCCACGGCATCCACACCTACAGCCTCCATCACAAGGTCAGTAGAGGAGGCTTCAGACAACAGCTAAAGGATCTCACTCAGCATTTTGTGCTCTGAAATTCACGTCACTTCTCTCCCCATTCTTTTGCTCCTGGGGAAATccacagaaagctgaaatcCAACAAGGTTTGGATGTCAAGTGCAAATTGAGGGACTAACTGCATTGGAAAGGAGACATTTCCATCCCAAGTCTGGATCAAATTCTCCTTGTTAAAAATCCTCTTTCTTCTGGTGACAAAGCCAGACCTTAGGAGGCATAAGCTGGTAACCTCAGACTGAACACAAGGGTCACGTCCCAATTATCTCACTGTCATGAATACCTGCTGGTCTCCTAAAATTCTGAGTTAGCGGTGCTAACAGTGATGGGACCAGCCAGAGCCCTCTCTTGGCTCTCAGTGCGTGTGGCCACAAGCCCTCAGGACTTGCAAGAGGAGCGGACCCCTCCATCCCCATGCTGACCTATCTGGAGACTTGCTCCGCTTGCCCTTTTGGTGGCTGCTCTCCACGGCTCTGTCCATCCCAACAAGCGGTCGGCTTGCCGGTGGCATCCCATCCACCACACCAGAGTAGCTGATTTCATCATACAGAGGAGCTGATGGGATGGAGGGGGAAACGGAGCGAAGGCCATTCAGCGCTTCCAGCAAGGAAATAGGCTCATAGCCCGGAGGGATATTGTCAGAGCTCTGTGGACGAGAAAGAGAGGGCATGTTAAGAAACCCTCACAAGGCTGGAAGCCCTCCCTGAAAAAGGAGAGGCCCCAATGcaacccagccctgcagctcccacacTGCTCCCGTGCAGCCCATTCCCATAGCCACCTCTCCAGGAGCCTCAGCCTCCTCCCCCTGATGCAGCCACACGTTCCCCTTCGGGTTGTAATGCTGATGATGCTCCAGGCAAGTTTCCAGAGCAATGCGTGAGAGACCAGGCATCTCAGCAAGTCAGAACGTGGCTGGGCACCCCCCTGCCATACTTTCAAGAGCTGGACAAGGAGGGTGAGAAAGCAGGTTCCTAACAAACCTGCTATAAAAcatctttggatttttttctcctagaagTTTTTCCAATGGTTCAGAGACCCTTCCAGCTCAATAAGCACCCCACTTGTGCTTCCAGCCCTGGAACATGCAGCTGTTTCACAGCACCACCAGGGTCACTAACAAAGAGTCGAAAGAGGGGAGCGTGTGTGCACTAACTGAGAGCCGGTCCTCAGAGCCTACaccacttcccctcctcccctgctctcAGTCCTCTGAGCCGCTAACGCCAGCTCTCTGCGCAGTCACCTCTGCTAAAAGGTAGGAAAGGCCCCACAAGGGAAGAGGGCAAAACTATACCAATTCCCATTCCCTCTGTAACTCACTAAGCTGCCAGTCAAAGAGACCCTTGCAAAGCCATTAAACCGCCACTGGCTTAACTCCAAAAATCCTCCTAGTTGTAAAGATCCTGTGGACTTGGAGACAAACAGGGTTTATGCTGTAACCCAGCAGGCCacaggcagctcagcccagcctgctgcaaagaaaaaggaaagactgcAGCAGTCCAGGCTTGCATTAAATTGAGCTGCTTCAGCGCTGTATCCTCAGGGAGGTGGTTCTATGTTGTTCCTAAGACAGCATGTTGCTGCTAAGCCTGGCCATGAACTCCTGTAGCTTCTCTGTACCTGATCTCCCAGTCACACAGCTGCAGATAAGCCTGCCCAGCAACCTGTTCCAACACAGCCATTAATTTGGCATGAGCCGATTGCTCAACTGACCCACTTGCGGTCACAGAAGGAGCTAGATCTGATGGGGAGAAAAGAACGAGTAGCACCTGGAGTAAAGCATCAACCCACATCCCCTAAGTACCGGTCTTGTGATGGTTTCGAATTTCTGATGAAGACCACAGCTGGTGATGGCAAGATAACAAGGAATCAGTTCACAATTGGTGCCACCTGTAGGCAGTGAGACCAAATGCCATCTCCACAAAAACCGCATTTCcagacagcagctgggaggtgctgttttgtagaaagaaaagtcagagagggaaaaaaaccgCCTGGCTCCTGTTTGGGATATTTTCTTCTGGCTGTGTAGACCAAGGCCTGTGGGTTCAAAGGCTGCTCATTTTGGTTTGCTGTGGTGAAAGGTCAGAGGCTGGAGGAAGATTTCTCAGCCAACAGCTACAAAACCCTTGCTGCAAGTTACGGAGCTTTCAGACAACCCCCAGGAGACACGGCTCTCTCCTGGGACACTTACCACTGCAGCACCCACAGAGCCCACTGCTCCAGCAGGAATCCTGTGGGAGGCTTGCGGGGAGCCAGGTCATGCCCAGCTTGCGGCACCTGAGCTCCAGACCTGACAAGCACAGTGAGCCACCTTCCTCGTAAGGCTGAGCACTCGGCTGGCTTGAGCAAAAGAGAACTCCTTGATATCAATGACACAGCTGCATTTGATGGGTGGCACAAAGGGCACAGACCCTTCCTGCCTGGGGGCCTCCCTcaccttccccctccctggTTCCCCCACGACTGCCATTCatgctgtccccagcacagcGTTCCAGTTACACATTGTCACAC
This window contains:
- the NUDT16L1 gene encoding tudor-interacting repair regulator protein isoform X1; the encoded protein is MAAMGAMAAMGALPAMGALPPLPTLGVPGVPELKPLTRYEAMRLGPGWSHSCHAMLYAPNPGMLFGRIPLRYAVLMQMRFDGLLGFPGGFVDRRYWSLEDGLNRVLGLGLGCVRLTEADYLCSHLTEGPHRVVAHFYARQLTLEELHTIEISAVHSRDHGLEVMGMVRVPLYTQKDRMGGLPNFLGNSFVGTAKFQLLFALKILNMVPEEKLAEAVAATQKPKKPAIDQAAAVTGNPPATKPSNELAMPAKTGNELAERAENQAAAQAAAEQAVAGLQSHVVAEQLVAVPVAEAVEQPAGLGADAVAEQPVAEPME